The Solibacillus sp. FSL W7-1464 genome contains a region encoding:
- a CDS encoding nuclear transport factor 2 family protein — translation MIENLKEHLQQLEESHTGLEVRRSKEKLDAILADEFFEIGSSGYIYDKKECLETGVVLTEMKLHNYEIYPLAPDIVLATYFLVDTTRERNTLRSSIWKLIDGHWQLYFHQGTITPLQLTSFTGKLSK, via the coding sequence ATGATAGAGAATTTAAAAGAGCATTTACAGCAACTAGAGGAAAGTCATACCGGTTTGGAAGTTAGAAGGAGTAAAGAAAAACTCGACGCCATTTTAGCAGATGAATTTTTTGAGATCGGCAGCTCCGGTTATATTTATGATAAAAAAGAGTGTCTTGAAACGGGTGTTGTTTTGACAGAAATGAAACTGCATAACTACGAAATCTATCCGCTCGCTCCTGACATTGTCTTAGCTACTTATTTTTTAGTGGATACAACTAGAGAACGGAATACACTGCGCAGTTCGATTTGGAAATTGATTGACGGACATTGGCAGCTCTATTTCCATCAAGGAACGATAACGCCACTTCAATTGACTAGTTTTACTGGCAAGTTGTCTAAGTGA
- a CDS encoding histone acetyltransferase — MRKWLSVISIGAIVLGWIIFDMRQESSRDAIIGKALNSHIDTITVRDTKTNEEVLVMTNSNPAFTSMVEIYRFPYIQLERPDNKILKEEPVLEIEYLQENEVMYVVRVHQFDRKPVLEQQLAASYIYSPENDDNVYLFEVQGNDQLVEVNDGLKTLIDIITSK; from the coding sequence ATGAGAAAATGGCTTTCGGTAATCTCAATCGGTGCCATTGTTTTAGGCTGGATTATTTTTGATATGCGGCAAGAGTCGAGCAGGGATGCCATTATAGGAAAAGCTTTGAATAGTCATATTGATACGATTACAGTAAGAGATACTAAAACAAATGAAGAAGTTTTAGTGATGACGAATTCGAACCCCGCTTTTACTTCTATGGTTGAAATTTACAGGTTCCCATACATACAGTTGGAACGGCCGGACAATAAAATCCTTAAAGAAGAGCCAGTGCTTGAAATCGAATACTTACAGGAAAACGAAGTCATGTATGTGGTGAGGGTTCATCAGTTTGATCGTAAGCCAGTACTGGAACAGCAATTAGCAGCCAGTTACATATATTCTCCAGAAAATGATGATAACGTGTATCTTTTTGAAGTGCAGGGCAATGATCAGCTGGTCGAAGTAAATGACGGGTTAAAAACGCTAATCGATATCATCACTTCCAAGTAA
- a CDS encoding S9 family peptidase, whose product MVSFPKPGAEQFLRTFSIRDFAVSPDENQLVFSTNLSGKYNLWAMHLPSTFPTQLTFNNQSCHGLQYDKQGRFILAGFDEDGDENTQFYGLPLHGGTLQPIIHEEGTRNTGMILSKDGKKLYYTSSKGNPSFLNTYKYDLETGAEELVLEGKTTPTLTVGISPNEETILYMTAYSNTHTLLYAKRADKHTLLTPATDSEHTVSDACFATDELVYFLTDYNADFTYLASYNLATDEFTKVKEIENEGFTTLKYDQHKQRLYIVSEKGVEDTVYMYDLGSDEWEKIETPCSTIDKLVVTNSGNLYMLGGTATQPDNIYRFTENEWTSLTQYTVPGVDQSELVEPEVITYTSFDGLEIESLFFKAKKENDNGEIIFWPHGGPQAAERKFFRASFQFFLNNGYSIFAPNFRGSTGYGLAFTKMVNGDWGYGPRLDNVAGLDWLIDKGYAEKGNILLMGGSYGGYMALLLHGRHADYFKAVVDIFGPSDLFSFVNSVPEDWKPMMDQWVGNPERDKDKFIEYSPITYLETMTKPMLVIQGANDPRVVKEESDQIVQALKEKGREVEYMLLEDEGHGFSKKENEIAVYQKILSFFSQFVESKV is encoded by the coding sequence ATGGTTTCATTTCCTAAACCGGGGGCCGAGCAGTTTTTAAGGACATTTTCAATAAGAGATTTTGCGGTAAGTCCCGATGAAAATCAACTTGTTTTCAGTACCAATTTAAGCGGAAAGTACAACTTATGGGCAATGCATCTGCCAAGTACCTTCCCGACACAGCTGACATTCAATAACCAGAGCTGTCACGGTCTTCAATATGATAAACAAGGCCGATTCATCCTTGCAGGCTTTGATGAAGACGGCGATGAAAACACACAATTTTACGGGTTGCCTCTTCATGGCGGTACATTACAGCCCATTATTCATGAAGAAGGAACACGCAATACGGGAATGATTCTTTCAAAGGACGGAAAAAAGCTTTACTACACTTCTTCAAAAGGAAATCCTTCTTTTTTGAATACGTATAAATATGACCTGGAAACAGGGGCGGAAGAATTGGTTTTAGAAGGAAAAACGACTCCAACGTTAACAGTTGGGATTAGCCCGAATGAAGAAACTATCCTTTATATGACGGCGTATTCCAATACACATACACTGTTGTATGCAAAACGGGCGGACAAACATACTTTGCTGACACCAGCGACCGATTCCGAGCACACGGTGAGTGATGCCTGTTTCGCTACAGATGAACTTGTCTATTTTTTAACGGACTACAACGCAGATTTTACATACTTGGCTTCATATAATTTAGCAACAGATGAATTTACGAAAGTAAAAGAGATAGAGAATGAAGGCTTCACTACGCTGAAATATGACCAGCATAAACAGCGCTTATATATTGTCAGTGAAAAAGGTGTAGAAGATACTGTATACATGTATGATTTAGGCTCGGATGAGTGGGAGAAAATAGAGACGCCGTGCAGCACGATCGATAAGCTTGTTGTCACGAATTCAGGAAATTTATATATGTTGGGCGGTACTGCAACTCAACCGGATAATATTTACCGTTTTACAGAGAATGAGTGGACTTCTCTTACACAATATACCGTTCCGGGTGTCGATCAAAGCGAATTAGTGGAGCCTGAAGTCATTACGTACACTTCTTTTGATGGGCTGGAAATCGAATCGCTATTTTTCAAAGCGAAAAAGGAAAATGATAATGGGGAGATCATCTTTTGGCCACATGGTGGTCCGCAAGCTGCAGAGCGAAAATTCTTTAGAGCTTCGTTCCAGTTCTTTTTAAATAATGGCTACAGTATATTTGCGCCAAATTTCCGTGGATCTACAGGTTACGGATTGGCTTTCACAAAAATGGTAAACGGTGATTGGGGATACGGTCCGCGACTTGATAATGTCGCGGGTCTCGATTGGCTTATTGATAAAGGTTATGCAGAAAAAGGCAATATTTTACTGATGGGTGGCAGCTATGGTGGCTATATGGCCTTACTGCTCCACGGACGCCATGCGGATTATTTCAAAGCGGTAGTCGATATCTTTGGACCGTCTGATTTGTTTTCATTTGTCAATTCGGTACCGGAAGACTGGAAGCCGATGATGGATCAGTGGGTAGGAAATCCGGAACGAGACAAAGATAAGTTTATCGAATACTCACCGATTACGTATTTAGAAACAATGACAAAACCAATGCTCGTTATCCAAGGGGCAAATGATCCGCGCGTTGTGAAAGAGGAGTCGGATCAAATTGTGCAGGCGCTGAAAGAGAAAGGCCGTGAAGTGGAATATATGCTTCTTGAAGATGAGGGTCACGGATTCTCCAAAAAAGAAAATGAAATTGCGGTTTACCAAAAAATCCTTTCCTTTTTCAGCCAGTTTGTAGAGTCTAAAGTGTAA